Proteins found in one Nerophis ophidion isolate RoL-2023_Sa linkage group LG21, RoL_Noph_v1.0, whole genome shotgun sequence genomic segment:
- the LOC133540163 gene encoding XK-related protein 8-like: MHPFSLFCPHTVSACKYSVIVCCRTCSPAGKTMLLQHGRHISAIRQGFRVWWRKEEGSEYAVYLTHDLSMLRLIETFCESAPQLTLMIYVVLRNNKARTVQFVSIAASTTSMAWMVVDYHRSLRSFLPDKAQQGWGSSLVYFLWNLLLISPRVAALALFASVLPAGCAAAHFLLVWSGFVLWAWRQRTDFMDSAGGEWLYRATVGLVWYFSWFNVAEGRTRGRSVIYHGFMAADGGILLATWWCYRDHVTSQPYALPLILALPLTYWLGLLFKCVYYCCFHPTLWRPPGRLPDDLPDDLPDAQVSFRDFPIQDGTLSSQLLNKRMQHNAALFYSVRRDTR, translated from the exons atgcatccgttctcccttttctgtccacacactgtgtctgcttgtaagtactcagtgattgtgtgctgccgaacatgctcaccTGCCGGTAAAACGATGCTTCTCCAACACGGCAGGCACATCTCGGCCATCAGGCAAGGTTTCAGGGTGTGGTGGCGCAAAGAGGAAGGCTCGGAGTACGCCGTCTACCTGACCCACGACCTCAGCATGCTGCGCCTGATCGAGACCTTCTGCGAGAGCGCTCCGCAGCTGACGCTGATGATCTACGTGGTGCTGCGCAACAACAAGGCCAGGACCGTCCAGT TCGTGAGCATCGCGGCGTCGACCACGTCCATGGCCTGGATGGTGGTGGACTACCACCGCTCCCTGCGCTCCTTCCTGCCGGACAAGGCCCAGCAGGGCTGGGGCTCCTCCCTGGTCTACTTCCTGTGGAACCTGCTCCTCATTTCCCCCCGCGTGGCCGCCCTCGCCCTCTTCGCCTCCGTCCTGCCGGCCGGCTGCGCCGCCGCCCACTTCCTGCTCGTCTGGTCCGGCTTCGTCCTCTGGGCCTGGCGGCAGAGGACGGACTTCATGGACAGCGCCGGCGGCGAGTGGCTGTACCGGGCCACGGTGGGGCTGGTCTGGTACTTCAGCTGGTTCAACGTGGCCGAGGGTCGGACCCGCGGGAGGAGCGTCATCTACCACGGCTTCATGGCGGCGGACGGCGGGATCCTGCTGGCCACCTGGTGGTGCTACAGGGACCATGTGACGTCCCAGCCCTACGCCCTGCCGCTGATTCTCGCGCTACCGCTCACCTACTGGCTAGGACTGCTCTTTAAGTGCGTCTACTACTGCTGCTTCCACCCCACCCTCTGGAGGCCCCCCGGCAGGCTGCCCGACGACTTGCCCGACGACTTGCCCGACGCACAAGTGTCCTTTCGAGACTTTCCCATCCAGGACGGCACCTTGTCCTCCCAGCTGCTCAACAAGAGGATGCAACACAACGCTGCACTCTTTTACTCAGTCCGTAGAGACACCAGATAA
- the LOC133540164 gene encoding XK-related protein 8-like produces MSQFQHSRVDCILTYLGLVFLLSDICLDLGTAVTFYQEEDYVCLGVLLFLLLGSSVLVQIFSWLWYTNEPLERATLVESRISRSQLKILHVFQLGTYFRHASVMEVTACSCINNIQEADGHAVFLTHDLSMLRLIETFSESAPQLTLMLTIMLRRDQLVPLTVTKALGSASAMALSVTMYHRSMRSFLCDKQKQRPLSSLAYFLWTVVLISSRLAALALFASTLPCFIFAHFLCSWLLMFFCAWRCQTDFMDSPGGEWLYRATVGLIWYFNWFNVVEGRTRNRTLLYHGFILVDMFVLCGTWCWRARAQMSFLHAGLVSVGVVALYILGLVLKVLYYKFFHPNLNKEELKGGDKEVDLDGDVVLVMQPSAVESDVVVVVQRSAVEDVIDGRTPHVQLYNKRMRKLAENFYC; encoded by the exons ATGTCCCAGTTCCAACACTCCAGGGTGGATTGTATCCTGACTTATTTGGGTCTGGTCTTCCTGTTGTCGGACATTTGCTTGGACTTGGGAACTGCCGTGACTTTCTACCAGGAAGAGGATTACGTGTGCCTGGGAGTGCTGCTTTTTTTGCTCCTGGGCTCGTCCGTGCTGGTTCAGATCTTCAGCTGGCTGTGGTACACCAACGAGCCCCTGGAGAGGGCCACTCTGGTGGAGAGTCGGATCAGTCGCTCGCAACTCAAGATCCTGCACGTGTTCCAGCTGGGGACGTACTTCAG ACATGCAAGTGTCATGGAGGTGACCGCCTGCAGCtgcatcaacaacatccaggaggCTGACGGACACGCGGTGTTCTTAACTCACGACCTCAGCATGCTGCGTCTCATCGAGACCTTCTCAGAGAGCGCCCCCCAACTGACCCTCATGCTCACCATCATGCTGAGGCGGGATCAGCTGGTCCCCCTCACAG TGACGAAGGCGCTGGGCTCTGCGTCCGCCATGGCCCTGAGCGTGACCATGTACCACCGCTCCATGCGCTCCTTCCTGTGCGACAAACAGAAGCAGCGCCCGCTCTCCTCGCTGGCCTACTTCCTCTGGACCGTGGTCCTCATCTCCTCGCGGCTGGCCGCCCTCGCCCTCTTCGCTTCCACCCTCCCCTGCTTCATCTTCGCCCACTTCCTGTGCTCCTGGCTGCTCATGTTCTTCTGCGCCTGGCGCTGCCAGACGGATTTCATGGACAGCCCGGGCGGGGAGTGGCTCTACCGGGCCACCGTGGGCCTCATCTGGTACTTTAACTGGTTCAATGTGGTGGAAGGGAGGACAAGGAACAGGACTCTGCTCTACCACGGCTTCATCCTGGTAGACATGTTCGTCCTGTGCGGCACCTGGTGCTGGAGGGCCCGAGCACAAATGTCCTTCCTGCACGCGGGCCTGGTTTCTGTCGGCGTTGTTGCACTTTATATACTCGGCCTCGTCCTCAAAGTCCTCTATTACAAGTTCTTCCACCCCAACCTCAACAAGGAGGAACTGAAAGGAGGCGACAAAGAGGTGGACCTGGATGGCGATGTCGTTTTAGTCATGCAACCTAGCGCGGTGGAAAGCGATGTCGTTGTAGTCGTGCAACGTAGCGCGGTGGAAGACGTGATTGATGGCAGGACGCCGCATGTCCAACTTTACAACAAAAGAATGAGGAAGCTGGCGGAGAATTTCTACTGCTGA